The Scophthalmus maximus strain ysfricsl-2021 chromosome 7, ASM2237912v1, whole genome shotgun sequence genome includes a window with the following:
- the neto2b gene encoding neuropilin and tolloid-like protein 2, with translation MRVVWIFLLFIEEGFALAQKTRDAGAGPQGVKPSQRPHRSRHCGTWARDTEGGSFSSPNYPNTYPPNKECLYVLEALPRQRIELQFNDAFYIEASFECRFDHIEVRDGPFSFSPLINRFCGSASPGLVLSSGRFMWIRFFSDEELEGIGFHVQYSFTADPEFHLHVGGLLNPIPDCQFELSGADGLIRSSQVEEEYKVKPEQAVDCIWTIRAPTNNRIYLRFLEYQMENSNECKKNFVAVYDGSNAIEDLKAKFCSTVANDVMLDTGVGVVRMWADETSRLSRFRMLFTSFADPPCAASAFFCHSNMCINTSLVCNGIQNCVFPWDEGNCKEKKNKGLFHHITKTHGTIICVSTGVVLLLLIVSILVQVKQPRKKVLVRKNNLFPRGDFQEVFDPPHYELFTLRDKDMSGDLGELSEELQSLQALRRSSSGSRCVHEHHCGSQASITSVKASQGAHGLGRGSMEIPSFRGDFQSTLPPFRDLNSSLRKKSWPSMKPGRMPSHHSMGDRALERQDRVMEEDVEEEEDGRYDVYVRRAGSRRGNCEIAQQRSLSMDF, from the exons ATGCGTGTAG TCTGGATATTTCTCCTCTTCATTGAGGAGGGATTTGCTCTGGCACAGAAGACGAGAG ATGCAGGTGCAGGACCACAGGGAGTTAAACCCTCTCAGAGGCCGCATCGTTCTCGTCATTGTGGAACCTGGGCCCGGGACACAGAGGGCGGCAGCTTCAGCTCCCCCAACTACCCGAACACGTACCCTCCCAACAAGGAGTGCCTTTATGTGCTGGAAG CGCTGCCCCGCCAGAGAATAGAGCTCCAGTTCAATGACGCCTTCTACATCGAGGCGTCATTCGAGTGTCGTTTTGACCACATCGAGGTGCGGGACGGTCCCTTCAGCTTCTCGCCACTCATCAATCGTTTCTGCGGCTCGGCCAGTCCCGGACTCGTCCTCTCCAGTGGACGCTTTATGTGGATCCGCTTcttcagtgatgaagagctggAGGGAATCGGCTTCCATGTCCAGTACAGCTTTACTGCAG ACCCTGAATTTCATCTTCACGTGGGAGGACTTCTAAACCCCATTCCAG ATTGTCAGTTTGAGCTGTCTGGGGCTGACGGCCTGATCCGTTCCagtcaggtggaggaggagtaCAAAGTGAAGCCCGAGCAGGCGGTGGACTGCATCTGGACCATACGAGCTCCAACAAACAACAGG ATTTACCTACGATTCTTGGAATACCAGATGGAAAACTCAAATGAATGCAAGAAAAACTTTGTGGCTGTTTATGACGGCAGCAATGCCATTGAGGACCTGAAG GCCAAGTTTTGCAGTACAGTAGCTAACGACGTCATGCTGGACACTGGTGTCGGAGTAGTGAGGATGTGGGCTGACGAGACGAGCCGTCTCAGCCGTTTCCGGATGCTGTTCACTTCTTTTGCCGACC cacCGTGTGCAGCCAGTGCGTTCTTCTGCCACAGTAACATGTGCATCAACACCTCTCTGGTGTGCAACGGCATACAAAACTGTGTCTTTCCTTGGGATGAAGGCAACTGCAAAG agaaaaagaacaaaggtCTTTTTCACCACATCACAAAGACCCACGGGACAATAATCTGTGTGTCTACGGGAGTTGTGCTGCTGCTACTCATTGTCTCCATCCTGGTGcaagtcaagcagccacgaaAAAAG GTGTTGGTACGTAAGAATAACCTGTTTCCCCGGGGCGACTTCCAGGAAGTGTTTGACCCTCCCCATTATGAACTCTTTACTCTCAGAGACAAG GACATGTCTGGGGACCTTGGCGAGTTATCGGAGGAACTCCAGTCCCTGCAGGCGCTCAGGAGATCCTCATCAGGTTCACGCTGCGTACACGAACACCACTGTGGCTCTCAGGCCTCCATCACCTCCGTCAAAGCCAGTCAGGGTGCACATGGCCTGGGCAGGGGATCCATGGAGATCCCTTCTTTCAGAGGGGACTTCCAGAGCACCTTACCTCCCTTCAGGGACTTGAACAGCAGCCTGCGTAAGAAGAGCTGGCCCAGTATGAAACCGGGCCGGATGCCGAGCCATCACAGTATGGGGGACAGAGCACTGGAGCGGCAGGAtagagtgatggaggaggatgtagaagaggaggaggatggaaggTATGATGTGTATGTACGCAGAGCAGGAAGCCGAAGAGGGAACTGTGAAATTGCCCAGCAAAGATCCTTGTCCATGGACTTCTGA
- the si:dkey-30c15.2 gene encoding transmembrane protein 116 — translation MELNGILSLHQIDVLTTVYLVLLTPSLIGSFSVLLVSIVRRRHLKQQVHLLVQLALADLLAALVLMSTSVMNKVVTNSNEIICQYSLPLSLTFYFISFLLVVVYAWKSKNAIQGWRARPADDEGGQSQCRRKIVDFPVYAIVWLIPITIYLSYVLTHFIKTTQLIPDRSLIVHNESTYSTRCILFLHVWTDSRSDPEIVHDTFIKSFLFLVVIPVMLSCSVIYYNVGKWYERHQHQGLFPVEGDGRSRRRFKRVFSTARNMVMVILFCWAPALVLILLSTLMKRTNVEQQVLFGLYMIQAANVSLQGFLNSMVYAWRRPNFTEAVLGENTPLVAYARLAFFDESLRSSS, via the exons ATGGAGCTCAATGGTATACTCAGTTTACATCAG ATTGATGTTCTCACGACTGTGTACTTAGTGTTACTCACTCCCAG TTTGATTGGGAGTTTTTCTGTCCTGTTGGTTTCCATAGTGAGAAGGAGGCATCTAAAACAGCAG GTGCACCTCCTGGTGCAGCTCGCCCTGGCAGACCTCCTGGCTGCTCTGGTCCTGATGTCCACCAGTGTCATGAACAAAGTTGTAACCAACAGCAATGAAATCATCTGCCAATACAGCCTGCCGCTGTCACTG acattttactttatttcattcCTGCTGGTGGTGGTTTACGCGTGGAAGTCGAAGAATGCGATCCAAGGATGGAGAGCGAGACCAGCAGACGACGAGGGTGGACAG AGTCAGTGCAGAAGAAAAATAGTGGATTTTCCTGTATATGCCATAGTGTG GCTAATTCCTATAACAATATACTTATCATATGTACTCACTCacttcataaaaacaacacagctgATTCCAGACAGGTCACTGATCGTACACAATGAGAGCACGTACAGCaccag gtgTATTTTGTTCTTGCACGTCTGGACGGACTCCCGCTCAGATCCC GAGATAGTCCATGACACTTTCAtcaaaagttttcttttcctcgtgGTGATACCAGTGATGCTGTCTTGCTCT gttatttattataatgttGGTAAATGGTATGAAAGACATCAGCATCAGGGTCTTTTTCCAGTGGAAGGAGACGGACGGTCACGAAGGAGATTCAAAAGAGTGTTTTCTACAGCAAGAAATATGGTGATGGTGATATTATTCTGTTGGGCACCAG CTCTTGTCCTCATTCTGCTGTCCACCCTCATGAAACGGACAAATGTTGAACAGCAGGTTCTATTTGGTCTTTATATGATACAG gctGCCAATGTGTCCCTGCAAGGTTTCCTGAACAGTATGGTTTACGCCTGGAGACGACCAAACTTCACGGAGGCCGTTCTCGGGGAGAACACCCCCTTAGTGGCGTACGCCCGCCTCGCCTTCTTTGATGAGTCGCTGAGGAGCTCATCCTGA
- the LOC118314921 gene encoding ADP-ribosylation factor 4: MGLTISQVFGRLFGKKQMRILMVGLDAAGKTTILYKLKLGEIVTTIPTIGFNVETVEYKNISFTVWDVGGQDKIRPLWRHYFQNTQGLIFVVDSNDRERVAESAEELSKMLLEDELKDAVLLVFANKQDLPNALSVTELSEKLGLHDLRNKTWHIESTCATLGNGLYEGLDWLSQELSKN, from the exons ATGGGGCTCACCATCTCGCAAGTGTTCGGCCGACTGTTCGGCAAAAAACAGATGAGGATTCTGATGG TTGGACTGGACGCAGCAGGGAAAACGACCATCTTGTACAAACTGAAGCTGGGGGAAATAGTGACCACCATCCCAACCATCG GTTTCAATGTGGAGACCgtggaatataaaaatattagcTTCACCGTGTGGGACGTGGGTGGCCAGGACAAGATCAGACCTCTCTGGAGACACTACTTCCAGAACACACAG GGCCTGATCTTTGTAGTGGACAGCAATGACAGAGAAAGAGTGGCAGAGTCTGCAGAAGAGCTCTCAAAGATG TTGCTGGAGGACGAGTTGAAAGATGCTGTTTTGCTGGTGTTTGCGAACAAACAGGACCTCCCGAATGCCTTATCAGTCACCGAACTCTCAGAGAAACTCGGCCTCCATGATCTCCGCAACAAAACC TGGCACATTGAGTCAACCTGCGCCACCCTTGGCAACGGGCTGTACGAAGGACTTGACTGGCTATCCCAAGAACTCTCCAAGAACTAA
- the zgc:77752 gene encoding protein tyrosine phosphatase domain-containing protein 1, translated as MMPTLTSHIPVPRPAYSQARENLVKAIPPRLLCLLACGGIDCRYEGPECWKLNQQVVRGLFSSWVTDDIIAMARPSSNLIEKYNIIEQFRRLNIRSIINMQFPGEHSHCGPPLDPGSGFTYSPQIFMDNDIYFYNFGMPDFGVSSLVGLIDGVKVLAFAVREGRVAVHCHAGLGRTGVLIACYLIYTLRISPSEAVHYVRIKRPRSIQTRAQISQVFDFARLLGTQLVQYPDLSLRHGAPFTLHHYLNRQALLLHGQEGRTLRQTPKVVYLLCVRISCLALGLPSPPEVHAELEKRSALRTLSRTVRETLVAKQYLPLLRGGHKSLWLNSGSVSSWDEPLGFSERKRDVLLDKRSYSDSDLSRIAIDEDLESYCTSALGNERHWCVQDLVRSDLRPLSPVLATLPPGHQTSKMGSHALNIPISSMQASNNCNKRLCTAKKALPKYSSNIELCRIPHNPAPTSVARAVAKAMADQGSPGEIVLQRSALLQEELNSSDCGWALLVTESDPHVLGCLLWTWLEKLREPVLSVQDVNRLCIGATNRKALSVLKKPQRHTIYCLLSCVSTVTSLCPHREEAVLLRLIRALTKRPQEEIGNLATLIKVLKASLRETFHNYLTSACSSNATL; from the exons ATGATGCCGACCTTGACCTCGCACATACCAGTACCACGGCCCGCCTACTCCCAGGCCAGGGAGAACCTAGTGAAGGCAATCCCACCCAGACTTCTTTGCCTGCTCGCCTGTGGAGGAATAGACTGTCGCTATGAAGGACCAGAGTGCTGGAAATTAAACCAACAGGTCGTCCGAGGCCTTTTCTCCTCCTG GGTGACGGATGACATAATTGCCATGGCACGACCATCCAGTAATCTAATTGAGAAATACAACATCATAGAACAGTTTCGAAG GCTGAACATCAGATCGATCATCAACATGCAGTTCCCAGGAGAGCACTCTCACTGTGGACCTCCCCTGGACCCTGGAAGTGGTTTTACATACTCTCCACAGATCTTCATGGACAATGACA TCTACTTTTACAACTTTGGAATGCCGGACTTTGGTGTGTCCTCTCTCGTTGGCTTAATTGACGGGGTGAAGGTTTTGGCCTTTGCAGTGAGGGAAGGACGAGTGGCCGTGCACTGCCATGCAGGCTTGGGCCGGACAG GAGTCCTGATTGCCTGTTACCTGATCTACACCCTACGCATCAGCCCAAGTGAGGCCGTCCACTACGTGCGGATTAAGCGGCCTCGCTCTATCCAAACCCGGGCGCAGATCAGCCAGGTGTTTGACTTTGCCCGCTTGCTTGGCACACAGCTGGTCCAATATCCAGACCTCAGCCTGCGGCATGGAGCCCCCTTCACCCTGCACCATTACCTAAACCGACAGGCACTTCTGCTGCATGGCCAGGAGGGACGTACCCTCCGACAAACACCAAAG GTGGTGTACCTCCTCTGTGTGCGCATCTCCTGCCTAGCCCTGGgtctcccttctcctccagagGTCCATGCTGAGCTGGAAAAGAGGTCAGCACTGAGGACCCTGAGCAGGACTGTGAGGGAGACCCTGGTGGCCAAACAGTACTTGCCCTTGCTGAGAGGGGGTCATAAGAGCTTGTGGTTGAACTCAGGGTCAGTGTCCTCTTGGGATGAGCCGCTGGGATTctcggagaggaagagagatgtcCTGCTGGACAAACGCAGCTACAGCGACTCTGACCTCAGCAGGATCGCAATAGATGAG GATCTGGAGTCATACTGCACGTCGGCACTGGGAAACGAGAGGCACTGGTGCGTACAGGATCTGGTACGGTCTGATCTGAGACCATTGAGTCCGGTCCTTGCCACACTTCCACCAGGTCACCAGACCTCCAAAATGGGGTCTCACGCACTCAACATCCCAATATCCAGCATGCAAGCAAGCAACAACTGTAATAAGAGGTTGTGCACAGCTAAAAAAGCGCTTCCCAAATATAGCTCCAACATTGAG CTTTGCAGAATTCCGCATAATCCAGCCCCAACCTCGGTGGCCCGTGCTGTTGCTAAGGCAATGGCAGACCAAGGTTCTCCAGGAGAAATCGTACTGCAAAGATCAGCTCTgttgcag GAGGAGCTGAACAGTAGTGACTGTGGATGGGCTCTGCTGGTTACTGAGTCGGATCCTCACGTTCTCGGTTGTCTGTTGTGGACCTGGCTGGAAAAATTAAGG GAGCCTGTTCTAAGTGTACAGGATGTAAACAGGTTGTGTATTGGAGCAACAAACAGGAAGGCTCTCAGTGTGCTTAAGAAG CCACAGAGACACACCATCTATTGTCTGTTGAGCTGTGTGAGCACAGTGACCAGCCTGTgtccacacagagaggaggcagTGCTGTTGCGGCTGATTCGTGCTCTTACAAAG CGCCCCCAAGAGGAAATTGGAAACCTTGCAACTTTAATAAAGGTCCTGAAGGCCAGTTTGAGAGAAACCTTCCACAACTACCTCACAAGCGCCTGCAGCAGCAATGCTACgctatga
- the odf3b gene encoding outer dense fiber protein 3-B, translated as MASVEPWVGTWRPHRPRGPIAALYGSPGPKYALPGLTGVPKHDPTKYRAPMFSFGTRHDQAMSTCSPGPRYLIPANITRAGKDGTPAFSLHSRTKEQELFKGPGPGHYSPEHSGKLTFRSAPAYSLFGRSKDFSLKKTPGPASYSLPPILGSRSSFASTAPAYSLSGRSKTGSFHEDLRKTPGPAAYKLVDPSIYGKKTPQYSMTGRNFVPGETTQKPGPGSHYPEQVITTRAKAPSFTFGIRHSEYIAPLIVDAPE; from the exons ATGGCAAGTGTTGAACCTTGGGTTGGGACATGGAGGCCCCACAGGCCAAGAGGGCCCATAGCTGCCCTCTATGGTAGCCCAGGACCCAAGTATGCACTGCCTGGACTCACAG GTGTTCCTAAACATGACCCAACTAAATACAGAGCACCAATGTTCAGCTTTGGGACACGTCACGACCAGGCCATGTCTACTTGTTCCCCTGGACCGAGGTACCTCATTCCAGCTAACATCACCAGAGCTGGCAAAGACGGCACGCCTGCATTTTCACTCCACAGCCGTACAAAGGAGCAAGAATTGTTCAAGGGCCCTGGGCCAG GCCACTATTCCCCAGAGCATTCCGGAAAGTTGACCTTCCGCTCTGCTCCTGCTTATTCTCTGTTCGGGAGAAGCAAAGACTTCAGcctgaaaaaaacaccag GTCCAGCCTCATACTCACTGCCTCCTATTCTGGGGTCCAGATCTTCGTTCGCATCTACAGCTCCTGCCTACTCACTTTCTGGCCGCAGCAAAACTGGAAGCTTCCATGAGGACCTGAGGAAG ACTCCTGGTCCTGCTGCCTACAAACTTGTGGATCCTAGTATTTACGGGAAGAAAACTCCTCAGTACAGTATGACTGGCCGCAACTTTGTTCCTGGTGAAACTACGCAGAAACCAGGACCTGGTTCACACTATCCAGAGCAG GTGATCACGACAAGAGCAAAAGCTCCGAGCTTTACCTTTGGGATCCGTCACTCGGAATACATCGCACCCCTCATTGTAGATGCGCCTGAATGA